Within the Thermovirga sp. genome, the region GAAGGCCTTCACCACGTCCCTGCCGAACATGGAACTCAGGGTCAAAATGATGGAATTCATGGTCGACACGGCCGCCGCCATTATGCTGAGAAAAACGACCAGCGCGAGCGGGGCCGGTACTGACGAGAGCAGCATGGCCATGGCGTTGTCGGCCTTTTCCAGCCCGGGCATCTTCGCCGCGGCCGCGAGGCCGAAGACCACGCAAAGGATGGTATAGATGAAGCCGAAGGCGGAAAAGCCGAGGATCATCTTTCGAAGGTTTCTTACGCTGGATGGGATGTAAAGGCGCTGCACCACCTGGGGGTTGGTCACAGCGAAAAACGCCCAGGGTAGGGTCAGCCCCAGGAACAGGGGAAAGGACCAGGAGACTTCCAGGAGATCCCGCCTGGCCGAGAGGGCTACCAATAACCCATCGGGGAAGAGAGCGAAGGCGATGAAGCCTAGCAGAAGGAGGCTGGCGGCAAGCATTATCACGGCCTGGAAAGCGTCGGTCAGCGCCACGGACCTCAACCCGGCCCACCATGAGAAGGCGAAGGATACGCCGGCAGCGATGAGCATGCCCGTCGTAAAGGACAGGTTGCCTCCCGAGAGTACCTCCAGGAGATAGCCTGTCCCCATGAGTTGGACCGATGCGTAGGGGACGAGCATGACAAGGCAAAGGACGGCCGAAACGGCTCCCGCCGCCGGGCTGCCGTAGCGCTTCGAAAGGAGTTCTGAAGGGGTGACAAGTTCGAAGATCCTCCCCGCCGCCCAGTACCGGGGGGCGAAGATCACCATCAGTATCACCGTGGCGGCCAGGTAGGTCATCTCGAAGCCCAGGCTGCCGATTCCCGAAGTGTAGGTGAGGCCCACGATGCCGACCATCATGAAGGCGCTGTAGGTGGTCGCGCTGTAGGTCATGGCGGAGATGAACCCGCCGACCTTGCGGTCGGCCAGGAAGTATTCTATCATGCCTTTCCCCAGGTTTCTCCTGGCATGCCAAGAAAGAAGGGAACCAAGGGCGAACCATAGGACGATGCCGGCTAAAATCAGGGTACTGCTCATCGGCGGACCTCCCCCTCCTGGCTGCCTTTTCCCGTCCAGCCCGAGGTGATCCATGCCCCCGCCAGAAGTACGGCGGCAGTGATGAGGTTCCAGAAGAGGAAGGCGCCGACCAGCGTGCCCTCATTCTTAAGTATGGTGAAGGGCACCACCACGTTTGCGATCCCGTAGAGTAGCGAAAAAAGTATCCAAATCT harbors:
- a CDS encoding sodium:solute symporter family protein, which produces MSSTLILAGIVLWFALGSLLSWHARRNLGKGMIEYFLADRKVGGFISAMTYSATTYSAFMMVGIVGLTYTSGIGSLGFEMTYLAATVILMVIFAPRYWAAGRIFELVTPSELLSKRYGSPAAGAVSAVLCLVMLVPYASVQLMGTGYLLEVLSGGNLSFTTGMLIAAGVSFAFSWWAGLRSVALTDAFQAVIMLAASLLLLGFIAFALFPDGLLVALSARRDLLEVSWSFPLFLGLTLPWAFFAVTNPQVVQRLYIPSSVRNLRKMILGFSAFGFIYTILCVVFGLAAAAKMPGLEKADNAMAMLLSSVPAPLALVVFLSIMAAAVSTMNSIILTLSSMFGRDVVKAFLPGIPEETELKICRLLIPVITIVCFFFARMQLGLIAVLSAMASGGLLMQLPATVGVFFWKKATAAGAVASMVSGGLVVGYMYVEGMKPLGHWPPLWGILLSGVVFVVVSLVTKPPRDTDHFLSTVEGFVRDRFWS